AAGGTATGTGAGATGATTGATAGGAGAAAGCAGATTTCCACCCTTCAAATGCTTATTAGCACTTGCTGAATGTATAGCACTGTGGGAATAAAATACAAGATAAGACCCTGTTTGCCCTTTAGGAActtaaaatgttaagttttttATGCTTTTCTTCTGAAGGAAAAACTAGGTAGAATTTTTTTGGAAAATCTTTGTGacaatgtttttttcctttgggtaGTCCCAATTTTCATACCTTAAGCATGCTTGAAAATAGTTAAAAAGTCAAAAGTCCAAAAGTTGTTAGACTATTTGCAGAGAGTAAAGAATATTGTAAAGTCCTTCATCAAGTCATGGAGCCTGACAGAGCTTTCAGTGACACTGGCACCCTCCAGCCACCCCAGCACTGCATTCCTGTCCCATCCCCTTTTACAGGAAGCACAAACTCTGACCAGGGCCCAAGACTGTAGTCTTATCCAGGTCAAATCTAGGCAGATGCCTCCCCTTCCAGTGAGCCCCCTGCCTTTCCTTGACCCTATGCAGGGACTATGGCAGTTAATAAACCACATTCCACAGTTGCACTGGGTAGCTGGATCACAGATGGAAGCAAGGGGTCCGTCTGTAGCTCATTGGAGCATAAGCTGAATGGGACCTCTGCCTGCTGTCCCTACTCACAGGCACATGGCCATCTGTCACCTGCAGTTTGTTGCTCCTCACACCTCCCCTAACGGGAGCTGGTGAGGTAAGGACAGGAGATGGCAAGAAGCAGCCCCGTATCTCTGAGCGAGATCCAACTGCCACTTCTAGCCACCTTCCAGCATTCTGCTCTGGCTCACCGGTAACCCCATCTACAAGCACACTTCAGCCCAAGTCTCTACAGAAACCTAACCCTTTCCCTTAGCTACATAGGGTTGTGTAACTTATGAAAGTGCAGATACTAAAAATGAATGTGTGAAAGTTGGGAGTTGACTGTATTgtgttttaaaaaggcaaagaatCTTCTAAGTGGAGGAAACTACATTAACTCTCTCTTTGCACTGGAGGACATCCCTTCCTGGCCATAAAGGGTGGTGGTTGGCTATTTTCCTGTGTATCACTTGTAATTTTGCTGTCTTCTTGGTAGAGGCTTTTCTCCTACCCTACCTTCCTCTGCAGACacaaaatcagttttatttttatggatctgataaactttagtaaaatatTACCCAGAAACATCAGTTTCCTACGTTGAGGGGGATGGTCTTGTCTTTAAGAATTGGAACTAAAATTAGAGTGAGGGAGAAAATCAAAATCTTTAGAAACAAGGGACTAGTGTGGCAAATAACTGGAGCATTTGTTCTGTTGCATGAATGCACAGGAAGAAAAACCCCATCCTAGATATTGCTGACTAATAAGAGCCATCACTCCTAAGTACTGCACTTTCCAGTGTAAGACTGAAAATTGACTGTGAGAAGTAGGAAAGACTAAAACAGTGAGCATGAAGACTCTGAGAGTTTCAAGCTAGTTATTTGCTGCTGTTGCTTTAGTAGGTATGTCAGTATTCTTGATATAACAATAAGTTTAGCCTGAGGTTtttgacttaaaaacaaaaattacctaATTCAAGAAATTACAGGCTTATCTAGCATACCTGTCCATAATATCTATTTTTTCTGATGCTTTTCaggtaaatgtgtattttaattaaGTCCAATTCAACTCTGTAGGGGGAACACACCGGAAACTAGAGGAACAGCTTACGTAGTCTATGAAGACATCTTCGATGCCAAGAATGCGTGTGATCACCTGTCAGGATTCAATGTTTGTAACAGATACCTCGTGGTTTTGTACTATAATGCCAACAGGGTAAGTATACCCACGGTTCTCATTGTGTGGGGAGACCCTGTAAGAGTTGTGGAGAACTGTACCATTAGGAGAGAGGAGCACTGAGTTCCTTCCTAGCTAGTGCTATTGGTGAAATGCATTTGACTGTAGATTGGTAACTGGTTATCTTTGGTGCCTACTACATTTTTAGGCATTTCAGAAGATGGAcacaaagaagaaggaagaacagTTGAAGCTTCTCAAGGAGAAATATGGCATCAACACAGATCCACCAAAGTAAACgttttctttctacatttttattttggactAAAATCCACAAATGACCACTAAcaccctttttttgtttttaattaatactGAATATTGTGATTTCTTACTTTAGATTCAAAATGACTTGCTTGAAACTTTGGTATATGTTAGGATATATTATGTTAATAAACTTGTAGCTTTTTGTAAAACATGTCAGTGTTTTCTCTTGAAATTTCCCCTCCTATattataggagaaaaaaataataaaacagcagTTGAACCATATCAAGAATTGTTGGTTGGAAGGTGGTCCTAGAGGCTGAGCTTCTTAAGGATGGGGGGAACCTTTTGATATTCTTAGTGTCTCCAGTGTCCAGTCCAGTGCTTAGCCATCAGAGGAACTTGTtagaatattattatttataaatgtctATTAATAATAAAATCTCTGTAACAACTCAGTAAAGGTAagtatctccattttgcagacaaGGAAACCAAAGTTTATCatgttggataaatgaataaaatgcttaCATAAAAGTTGCTTTTCAACATCAACTTGTTATTAGCCACGTGAGTACATTTGAATAGTACTTGCTTTACAGTTAACAAAGCACGTTTGTCAGTATGGGTACCCTTGTCGTTAGAGGTGTATTCTAGAAATGGTCATTCAGATGATACCACTGTTAGAAATGTGACAGCTAGCTGCTTGGGGCGTGGTATTGGTTGCTGCATGTCTAAGATGTATTTATGTAGTCTTTCCCTTTAATTAATAAATGTCTGTGTATATTTTGGACCTTAGCTCATAGTATATCTTTGCtataaataaattacttaatgCTTATTCTTATAATCACAGACTCCCATGGCGTGGAAATAGTGTGGTTATTACCACGTTTGTCATAGCTCGGCAGCTTGGAGGAGAtagctgtaattttctttttatggtttaGGCATGGGCCAAATGGAAAAACACGGACTAATTGTTTTGTATATAACTATAACCCAAAATCAATTTGAAAGGTACAAGCAGTGAATCATTTAAATGGACAAAGCctattctacttttaaatttagCTTTGAAATCTATCATTACTTCAAGAAAATGggctattttatactttttgtacTGTCTTCACAAAGCCTACtattgaaaatgaagaaataattgtCTTATTTATTAGTTATGTCTGAGTGCTTTTTGAAAGCACTGTAAAAAGAGCAGAAGGAGTCATTTCTAAGAAGAGCAggcatatgacaaacccacagctgtAATTTTCTTGTGACTGCTTTTATGAGTTCCTTATTAGTTTTTGTAATGCACAGTGTACTTTTAGGTATTTACAAATgtagaaagaattttttaaaagacctttTTGTAAGGGAAAACAAATTAGACTTATTTATAGTGTGATTTGTCTGAAGTGGCAGACTGACTTGCTTCTAGTATAGTTGTTTCAAATTAATAACAAGGGGCAATTCCTTCTATTGGCAGTTACAGCTGACCCATCATTTGGATTAATaaatacatatcttttaggtgaaTTTCATGACCTAAagttaagactttaaaaaatgcccTCTAGTTGTTCAGAAATGTTGTAGCCTGTCCCAGTTAGGTTACAAGAACTTTAAAGCAGTGGACAAATACTGAGCCTTTCCTCTGTGCCACGTCTGTGGGTACTAATGCTGAAGACACAGTTACAACTGGTCCTCTGCACCAGGCATTAAAGGGTCAGTTTCCCAAACTGCTTTTAAGAGAACAGGGAATGATTGTGgccatgtgtatgtatgtgcatacaCATGTGTGCCAGAACTGCTTTACATTCATCTAGGTTAAATTGCAAGTTTCTAAGAAGGGTTTTGTATGAATGGAGAATTCATTGACCAAAGTTTGAAAACGAGTGATAGGACATATATCTCATTATCACTCTCTTGCTTAACAACTTTCAGTGGCTCCCATAGGACAATGCCCAAAATCTTGTCATACTGCATCATGATTTTCTGCGTTACCTTTTAAGAATGTCAGTAAAGCAGGGCCTGCAAACCCTAGCATTATAGCCTCTTCAGGTGCTAGCTGGTAGgtatttacttttttccccctcttcttagTATCTCTTATTATCACCTTAGCTGTAAACTCTAGACGGAGATCTTTTCTGTGACTCCATAATGAGCACCTGAAATGGTCCTTGGTGCTATTTTTAGTTATCCTATTGGTATCACAGCAGAAAACGTGActtgtctttttttgtgtgtgtgactatCTTTTATACAGGCTGAGTTCTGAGAAATTATTAAGACTTTTGTATCACTGAGGATAGCTAGGAACCAAGATACTCTGAAGGAAACCCCCCAGAAAGGAATAAATATAATAGCACCCTGTGGTCCTGCCATAGAGGTGAGCACAGGGACTGATGATTAAAAGCACAGCAGCCCCTTTCTCATTTGACTTTCTCCGTCTTACAGCACTGCCTCTTCATTAACTCAGTTCTCAGCAGGGAAACAGCCAGGACTCTTGGAGACAAAAGAGATAGATAAACTAGCCAAGATAATGGGGCCCCATATTGTATATATGACATCATGTGACATGCTATCAATGAGTCTATGAAGGAACCTAATAGTACCTATTACCAGTCCCTTCCTTCTTATTCTTGAAACAATTCCAAGTCATCACTGATAGAACAACCCTGACAATGCCCAAGAGCTTTTCTCACTCGTGccaactaaaagaaaaatctcttagCCACACTGCCGCAGGCTCCTCTGACATACACATAACCCATATCAATAAATGGGCTGATTTTAAAACCCAACTGAAAATTCCTGTGAGTTACAGTAAATGTAGATGAAAATAAGCAGTATATGTAGAAACAAGTTCAGAATCATAGATTCTTCTCAGAAGTAATTCCCCAATGTAAAGTTAGAGCAAATCTAGATGAAAGCAAGCACACATTTCTTTTCAGAAGTAACTTCCCAAAGTGAGTTAGTGTATGACTCAAATCCTTCATTTGTTTAGGTGCACAAAGTGTACTTTTCTAAGAGGGGAATTCATCCCTCTTACTCTTCAGTCCAAATTTCATGATCAGTCACCAAAAGTGCTCACATGCCACATTTGATTGCGAAGCTATGGGATTTGAACACAATATTCAGTTAAATTCAGAATTGTGAGATGAGTGGCAAGTAATACCTACCTTATAGGGCTGCTTAGAGGGTTGGtggtaattttatttaaaaattagaaataaattagaagaaattaaaaatagaacaaggTCCAGCATGTATTGGGTACATCAGAGCTACAGGTGTCTACTGTTTTTCGAAAGTTCCCTTCACACCACTTCACTTTTAGGAAAGACCTTCATGAGTACCTGTTtttgctacacagaagaaatctggAGAGGATTTTTGCCTTTATGAAAAAAGGTGAAAAGCGAAAATACTGTTCAGAGCCTTTTATAGAGGCAGCATGAAGCAGGAGCAGTGAGACTGCCACCACCAACCTCCATCCCCTGGAACTACACTTAACACCTCAGCATTAACCGTCATAGCTTTAAACTGTgttgtctgtgagcatctgtgcttttatCTGAATTTACTTTGTGCATcctagcaagatgtgtcctaaagtaattgcttcttcactttaTACCATTTCAGCTTACGAAAGGTTTCATAGGAACATTCTACTTTCTACTTTAGGAAAGCAGGAGAAACCTGTATTGTATTATCACTCTCCTGGCTACTCCTTTCCACTGTTTTTTCCAAGGGCAACGGGTTTGTGTGGTCCTTAAAGCACTTCCTACCTTCAATAAGGAGGGACAGGAATTTGTCAAGCATAGAGCCTTTATTTTACATATCGTTTCCAAAGAGGACATTGTTTAAGTCAGCAGAATTTCCGAGAGAGAAAGTGACGGCAAAGGTAACTGGCTCAAGTCCCTCTGTGTACACCAAGTACATTTCATGTCTGAGCACCTTGTGTGTCTGGCTTAAGTAAAGGTAAGGCAGTGTAGATTGTGCGAACAAGAAATCTGTGTTCTGTGATCAGGAATGGCTACTACATGCATCACGcaaaatgcacaacctgaaacATTTCAATCTGCAACCAAAGTTTCCTCAAGCAAAGATGTGCGTGGACAATGATGGAACACATACAGAACCTTGGGCTGAGAGAATGGATAATGCTGTGGGGCAGTGAGGTTAGCACACTGATCAAGAGCCCCAAGCAGGAGGAGCCGTCCCAGTGGCAGAGCAGGCTAGGAGGGTGAGCAGCAGCCGTCTCCAGCCACCTTGAGTTCCTGCCTTCACTCTAAGTTGAGCAGCTCCACGTCAAAGATGAGGGTGGCATTGGGAGGGATGACACCAGGGTGGCCCGTGGCTCCATACGCCACATCAGGGGTGCAGGTCAGCTTCGCCCTCTGCCCCAAGCTCATCTAGCAGGGATAGGGGCAGatggggagaggagaaagaggacccagcttgatttaaaagaaaaaagtaagataACTATGGCATTTTCCCAAACCATCCTCATGATAACTCTGAAGATCTGAGATACATTTTATATGTGGCACACTGAAATGATGCTAAAAGCTGTAACAAATGCAGATTCTGCCTTAGACTAGCAGAGACTTGACTGTGGGAGAGTAACTtctacaaagttgtctcaaattcatTCATCCAGTAAATTTTGCTGGTTATTCAACTGGCGTATGGCCCAAAGACTTCTATTTGTTCATAATTGTTCCTCACCTTCCAAAGAAGCCTAAGGACAGTGTATAAAGAACACACGTACATGTATATACTCAAGTAGGTAACAAGAGCAGCTCATTAGAGAGGTTTAGAGATTAGAGGCCACAGCGAGGACCATCATATGCCTTCATGGATCAAGGAAGAAGAGTTTGAACTAGGGCTCATCACAGCAGTCCTCAAGAACCCGTCTGGCATTAGTGGGACAATTGGTGAAATTTGAacaatccatttaaaaattttgaataacCAATTCAAAGATTTGAATTGATTGGTTAATAGTATTGTATCAATATTAATGTCCTGGTTTTGATCATTGTACTATGGTTGTGTAAAACATTCACATTTGGGGACGCTGGAGAAAGAGTATATGGGAACACTACTAGGTCTGCAATGTTTTTTTCAAGTCTGaagttgttgttgctgttttttaagttttaaaaaagatacacttTGGCCTACCCCACCCCAACTCTTCTGCTGCCTCAGTCCCGAACAGCTGGTAGCTCACAGGCTTGCTTAGAACTAGCTAGGGAGATGTGCTTGGGATGAGAGCCCCCAGTGACACAAAGGAATCATGCTGGTAATCAAAGGGGTGGGGACACAAGGCCAGGACTGAAACTAAGTGGCATCACCATGCCCTAGCAGTAGAGTCAAAGTAGTAGTGGTCTGTGATAGGGTGAAGGTGGTGGGCCGAGTGCTGAGCCCAGGCCCTCAGCACCTCAAATCCCCCTTAACAAGGATCCTCATCCTACCTGGGCTGCACCCTCTTCAAAACCTTTGATGACTTCCTGTTTGCCAATTCTGAACTTGAAAGGTTTGTTTCTGTCTCTGGATGAATcgaatttctttccattttggagCATTCCTGTGAAAGCAGAGATAGGGTGGAAAAGAGCTGTGGTTATGAGTTAACTCCCAAAACAGGTTCAACATGTCAGAAATGGAACTCCTACTCTGCACAAACCTGCTCGTTTTCCCATCCTCCCCATCCATCCTGTTGGCCAAATGAGAAACCTGGATACTTTCACATATAGCCTATCACCAAGTCCTATTATGTCTTTGGAGTTCAactattttctccatttattttttggggggggaatgtgggggaaggtaattaggtttatttatttttagaggaggtactggggattgaacccagagaccttgtgcatgctaagcatgtgctctaccacttgagctatactctcccctcctattttctccatttctatTACCGCCACCCTGAGGCCTCATCAAGCCATCATGTCTCACCTGTGTACGGGAACCACCTCTACCTGGTCTTTTTGCTCTGCTCTTACTCCTCCATTCCATTCTCCACACTGCACCCAGAATttctggttttttggttttgttttttttttaaacacataccTGATCATATTACTCCCTTGCTTAAAATGCTTCAGTAACTCCCCATGGCAGAATCCAAACACCTACCTTGTATCCAGGCACTTCAAGATCTGGCTACTGTCTGCCTGATAAGcttctctctgccctcccctttttttcctttccctgtcCTATTCAGGTCACACCTTTCTCAAATACTTCTGCAGGTTACAACTTTTCTCATACCACTTCCTTTAGCCTGAAGGTCTGTTTTCCCAGGCATTTCAATCTCAGATTGAGTTTGAAACCTGGTTTTCCCAAGGTTCCCCCAACATGTAAAATGCAAAGGTCGTATGATCCTTTACTGCAGTGAACAGAATAAAGTGACCTAGCCAGTCAGCGGTGGCCTCCAGACCCCATTCAAAAGGGCTGTTCGAACCCAGATCACCCCGAGTTGTCTTCAGCAgttgggaacatctctcagccTCCAGCCACAGATACCTTGTCATTCCTGATGTACATGTGTTGTCTCAGTCCCACTGCCAAAACTCAAGAGCTGCTC
The genomic region above belongs to Vicugna pacos chromosome 15, VicPac4, whole genome shotgun sequence and contains:
- the FKBP1B gene encoding peptidyl-prolyl cis-trans isomerase FKBP1B isoform X5; translated protein: MLQNGKKFDSSRDRNKPFKFRIGKQEVIKGFEEGAAQMSLGQRAKLTCTPDVAYGATGHPGVIPPNATLIFDVELLNLE
- the FKBP1B gene encoding peptidyl-prolyl cis-trans isomerase FKBP1B isoform X4, giving the protein MGVEIETISPGDGRTFPKKGQTCVVHYTGMLQNGKKFDSSRDRNKPFKFRIGKQEVIKGFEEGAAQLGPLSPLPICPYPC
- the FKBP1B gene encoding peptidyl-prolyl cis-trans isomerase FKBP1B isoform X2, whose product is MAEGRQAGTPAGQGRSRAGVRATAGTLGGGASGTAMGVEIETISPGDGMLQNGKKFDSSRDRNKPFKFRIGKQEVIKGFEEGAAQMSLGQRAKLTCTPDVAYGATGHPGVIPPNATLIFDVELLNLE
- the SF3B6 gene encoding splicing factor 3B subunit 6 → MAMQAAKRANIRLPPEVNRILYIRNLPYKITAEEMYDIFGKYGPIRQIRVGNTPETRGTAYVVYEDIFDAKNACDHLSGFNVCNRYLVVLYYNANRAFQKMDTKKKEEQLKLLKEKYGINTDPPK
- the FKBP1B gene encoding peptidyl-prolyl cis-trans isomerase FKBP1B isoform X1; the encoded protein is MAEGRQAGTPAGQGRSRAGVRATAGTLGGGASGTAMGVEIETISPGDGRTFPKKGQTCVVHYTGMLQNGKKFDSSRDRNKPFKFRIGKQEVIKGFEEGAAQMSLGQRAKLTCTPDVAYGATGHPGVIPPNATLIFDVELLNLE